A segment of the Plasmodium brasilianum strain Bolivian I chromosome Unknown PB_00_02, whole genome shotgun sequence genome:
CTAGAAGAAATGAATCATCTATGTACATTCGAGGAaatttatattgtaaaaaaagaatatatgacaaaatatattataaaaatatagttagGAATTCATGGATTAAAgattttatatctttaaaggaagatataaaattaaaattacttgggatttttattttagggAGCTTTCATGTACTAGTTGGTATCACGTTAATAGTCTTAGGAAAATTGGGGTTCTTGGATGATGTTAATAAAGTTATAcgtttatttaataaaataggtCTATTTGTTGTGTTATTCTATATACTAACATTTGTAGTTGCAGTAGTAATGTTGTTTATACAAAGAAGagttgtaaaatatataaaggctttagaaaaaaaatatgatattaataatacgGCGTATCCTTCTTTACGTAAGGtagttaaatataataaataagatcTGTAATACCATACATAATGTACACAAATAGCACACATAACAATAAGTTACTTAGATTATATAAATCCAAATGCACTTCAGTATCTTTGTTGACAagcaaaagtaaaaatatattcctttaattgtttcattaatttgaattttttaatgattgtactttatattttaacgttttttttaattgtaatagcatattatgatatatgtatttctatactttacattatttttaaaaaaatataaatatgttttttaaagttAATATATAGAAGTCCGATCCGTATAAATCTATTGATGTATTGTGCTAAATTACATTTGctactataaaaaataacactaattattattttacgtTTTTTTCAAGACTTCAATTATTAAATCCtgtgtaaataaaaaaagtaattattcgtttaaatttaaaactaAATATGACTTTTTTAGGGAATTATGAATTGAATTGAATGTACTTtgttgtataaatatatatatt
Coding sequences within it:
- a CDS encoding uncharacterized protein (Plasmodium exported protein) translates to MEEKYKLPFFIKMFSFILLTWINHFNNYMSSFNKYLDEKYGNDRKLGQITYRLLAKRKQMKCPYTIWINDVIPNNGKYIKKDIYNNEKINEQKNILADKSSLKCGEKYKLPRRNESSMYIRGNLYCKKRIYDKIYYKNIVRNSWIKDFISLKEDIKLKLLGIFILGSFHVLVGITLIVLGKLGFLDDVNKVIRLFNKIGLFVVLFYILTFVVAVVMLFIQRRVVKYIKALEKKYDINNTAYPSLRKVVKYNK